A genomic window from Pyricularia oryzae 70-15 chromosome 7, whole genome shotgun sequence includes:
- a CDS encoding cytochrome c oxidase assembly protein cox-16, whose translation MAIFSNKKFRGAADANKLGIKYRTAMQKYPFLLFGLPFISIIVAGSFVLTPATAIRYEKHDRRVRQMTKEEELGLGKDRRQVDIREEYYRLAAKDLDNWEQKRVERFKGESDGKL comes from the exons ATGGCCATATTTTCCAACAAGAAATTCCGCGGCGCGGCGGACGCAAACAAGCTAGGCATCAAATACCGTACCGCCATGCAGAAATACCCGTTCCTGCTCTTCGGGCTGCCTTTCATCAGCATCATagtagccggatcgttcgtCCTCACTCCCGCCACCGCCATCCGATACGAAAAGCACGACCGCCGGGTCAGGCAGATGACCAAAGAGGAGGAGCTGGGACTGGGCAAGGACAGGAGACAGGTCGACATCAGGGAGGAGTACTAC AGGCTCGCGGCCAAGGATCTCGATAACTGGGAACAAAAGCGGGTGGAGCGGTTCAAGGGCGAGAGCGACGGCAAGCTATGA